In the Sarcophilus harrisii chromosome 3, mSarHar1.11, whole genome shotgun sequence genome, one interval contains:
- the SLC8A2 gene encoding sodium/calcium exchanger 2, which yields MGPDLGTTTTGWRPGSGRARAQGAGAGRSRKGGRAFTASRPTPRPGPRRLLQSTGRVLPGPALLDGPEEEEEDGASHIFFEPSLYHCLENCGSVLLSVACQGGEGNSTFYVDYRTEDGSAKAGSDYEYRPGGWEREKGAGRGACTPGSLNRLRPSPAVGPQVWEALLTLVFFPVCVVFAWMADKRLLFYKYVYKRYRADPRSGVIIGAEGDYPKGIEMDGTFVGPDHHRVEAGIGPGPSPEDRELDESRKEVIQILKDLKQKHPDKGLDQLVGMANYYALLHQQKSRAFYRIQATRLMTGAGNVLRKHVADASRKPALLDGPEEEEEDGASHIFFEPSLYHCLENCGSVLLSVACQGGEGNSTFYVDYRTEDGSAKAGSDYEYSEGTLVFKPGETQKELRIGIIDDDIFEEDEHFFVRLMNLRVGDAQGMFEPDGGGRPKGRLVSPALATVTILDDDHAGIFTFQDRRLHVSECMGTVDVRVIRSSGARGTVRLPYRTVEGTARGGGVHYEDACGELEFGDDETM from the exons ATGGGCCCGGACCTTGGGACGACCACCACCGGGTGGAGGCCGGGATCGGGCCGGGCCCGGGCCCAGGGGGCGGGAGCGGGCCGGAGCCGGAAGGGAG GCCGGGCCTTCACCGCATCCAGGCCCACGCCTCGCCCGGGGCCCAGGCGCTTGCTCCAAAGCACTGGCCGGGTCCTCCCGGGCCCGGCCCTGCTGGACGGacccgaggaggaggaggaggacgggGCCAGCCACATCTTCTTCGAGCCCAGTCTCTACCACTGCCTGGAGAACTGCGGCTCCGTCCTGCTCTCTGTGGCCTGCCAAGGTGGGGAGGGAAACAGCACCTTCTACGTGGACTACCGGACCGAGGACGGCTCGGCTAAGGCCGGCTCCGACTACGAGTACAG GCCgggggggtgggagagagagaagggagcgGGGAGGGGAGCCTGCACCCCTGGCTCTCTTAACCGGCTCCGTCCCTCCCCCGCCGTCGGCCCCCAGGTGTGGGAAGCCCTCCTCACGCTGGTGTTCTTCCCCGTCTGTGTGGTCTTCGCCTGGATGGCCGACAAGCGCCTGCTCTTCTACAAGTACGTTTATAAGCGCTACCGGGCCGACCCCCGAAGCGGGGTCATCATCGGGGCCGAGGGCGACTACCCCAAGGGCATCGAGATGGACGGCACCTTCGTGGGGCCCGACCACCACCGGGTGGAGGCCGGGATCGGGCCGGGCCCGAGCCCCGAAGACCGGGAGCTGGACGAGAGCCGGAAGGAGGTGATCCagatcctcaaagacctgaagcAGAAGCACCCCGATAAAGGCCTGGACCAGCTGGTGGGCATGGCCAACTACTACGCCCTCCTGCATCAGCAGAAGAGCCGGGCCTTCTACCGCATCCAGGCCACGCGCCTCATGACCGGGGCGGGCAACGTGCTCCGCAAGCACGTGGCTGATGCCTCCCGGAAGCCGGCCCTGCTGGACGGacccgaggaggaggaggaggacgggGCCAGCCACATCTTCTTCGAGCCCAGTCTCTACCACTGCCTGGAGAACTGCGGCTCCGTCCTGCTCTCTGTGGCCTGCCAAGGTGGGGAGGGAAACAGCACCTTCTACGTGGACTACCGGACCGAGGACGGCTCGGCTAAGGCCGGCTCCGACTACGAGTACAG TGAGGGTACGCTGGTTTTCAAGCCCGGGGAGACCCAGAAGGAGCTGCGCATCGGGATCATCGACGACGACATCTTCGAAGAAGACGAGCATTTCTTCGTCCGGCTGATGAACCTGCGGGTGGGGGACGCCCAGGGCATGTTCGAGCCCGACGGTGGTGGGAGGCCCAAGGGCCGGCTCGTGTCCCCCGCGCTCGCCACTGTCACCATCCTGGACGACGACCACGCGGGCATCTTCACGTTCCAGGACCGGCGGCTGCACGTCAGCGAGTGCATGGGCACTGTGGACGTCCGGGTGATCCGCAGCTCTGGCGCGCGGGGCACCGTCCGCCTGCCCTATCGCACCGTGGAGGGCACGGCTCGCGGCGGGGGCGTCCATTACGAGGACGCCTGTGGGGAGCTTGAGTTCGGAGACGACGAGACCATGTGA
- the KPTN gene encoding KICSTOR complex protein kaptin — protein sequence MLAGAADAPGPCPLGEDSFTRFSSQSNVYGLARGAQGRGELLAATLKGKVLGFRYQDLRQKIRPVAKELQFNYIPGLLRACALPPFSSPSSGVREQGSGEGKGMSSRHPEAPACGGRDWDPKDASSNPTFGEFKPEIQAAHLFMGFGKPGPTGPSGSATGPVGARRAPPNLSITPSQSPQTWWVGITFIKDSGDKASPFLNIYCDYEPGSEYNLDSIAQSCLNLELQFTPFQLGHAERPKNGPNPPTPSTSPSTPSGSQEGPPPSGPSPLGGGRKDPKALPPLLPPEAKGASLPPEDYSVLVTSMMEPAVVYRNVLSHGLQDQVLLPGSDQFDSVLCGLVTDVDLDGKPEILLGTYGQVGLVRHSAGQPLWTSPLFVPKVLS from the exons ATGCTGGCTGGCGCGGCGGACGCCCCGGGGCCGTGTCCTCTGGGAGAGGACAGCTTCACGCGCTTTTCGTCGCAGAGCAACGTGTACGGACTGGCGCGCGGCGCCCAGGGTCGCGGGGAGCTGCTGGCGGCCACTCTTAAAGGGAAGGTGCTGGGCTTCCGCTACCAGGACCTCCGACAGAAAATCCGCCCCGTGGCCAAGGAGCTGCAGTTCAACTACATCCCGGGTCTGCTCCGCGCATGcgctctccctcctttctcctccccctcttc CGGGGTCAGGGAGCAGGGGAgcggagaaggaaagggaatgagcTCCCGGCACCCAGAGGCGCCGGCTTGCGGGGGCCGGGACTGGGATCCAAAAGACGCGAGTTCCAATCCTACCTTTGGGGAATTTAAACCCGAGATTCAGGCCGCTCATCTCTTCATGGGTTTTGGCAAACCCGGGCCCACAGGCCCTTCAGGCAGCGCCACAGGACCAGTGGGTGCCAGGAGGGC tCCCCCGAATCTGTCCATCACACCTTCCCAATCCCCCCAAACTTGGTGGGTGGGAATCACCTTCATCAAG GACTCCGGAGACAAGGCCAGCCCCTTCCTCAACATTTACTGTGACTACGAGCCCGGCTCCGAATACAACCTGGACTCCATCGCTC AGAGCTGCCTGAACCTGGAGCTGCAGTTCACCCCCTTCCAGCTGGGCCACGCCGA GAGACCCAAAAATGGGCCcaacccccccaccccttccactTCCCCCTCCACTCCTTCCGGATCCCAGGAGGGCCCCCCCCCTTCTGGCCCATCACCCCTGGGCGGGGGGCGGAAGGATCCCAAAGcactccctccccttcttcccccagagGCCAAAGGGGCGTCCCTGCCTCCAGAGGACTACAGTGTCCTGGTGACCAGCATGATGGAGCCGGCCGTGGTGTATCG GAACGTCCTGTCCCATGGGCTTCAGGACCAGGTGCTGCTGCCCGGGAGTGACCAGTTTGACAGCGTCCTGTGCGGGCTCGTCACCGACGTGGACCTGGACGGGAAGCCTGAGATTCTGCTGGGCACCTATGGCCAGGTGGGCCTCGTCCGCCACTCTGCGGGTCAGCCACTCTGGACCTCTCCCCTCTTTGTCCCCAAGGTCCTGAGTTGA